One part of the Glycine soja cultivar W05 chromosome 11, ASM419377v2, whole genome shotgun sequence genome encodes these proteins:
- the LOC114376255 gene encoding 11-oxo-beta-amyrin 30-oxidase-like — protein MGFTPTSTATCFLIIAPLVVLWCWKLLKWVWLRPKRLERALRAQGLQGNPYSLLIGDTKEMYTVLMQAARSQQSTSSFLSKDNDAAPHITTFNHHIVNKFGKNSFFWEGTKPKVVITDPEQIKEVFNKIQDFEKPKLSPIVKLLGSGLANLEGEKWRTHRKIINPAFHLEKLKVMLPIFLECCDDMVSKWERLLSSNDKSEIDVWPFLQNLTCDIISRTAFGSSYEDGKRIFELLKEQTGLMMKLQNAYIPGWWLLPTTTNKRMKKIDTEIRALLKGVINKRENAMKAGEVLNNDLLGMLLESNRMEIQDHGKNNIIAMTNLEVIEECNAFYIAGQETTSVLLVWTMVLLSRYPHWQERAREEVLHVFGNQKPDYNGLSHLKIVTMILYEVLRLYPPLIYFARAIKNDVKLGNLSLPAGVQVSLPILLIHQDRDIWGDDATEFNPERFAEGVAKATKGQVVFFPFGWGPRVCLGQNFALLEAKLVLSLLLQRFSFELSPTYAHAPVTVLTLNPKFGAHIILHKL, from the exons ATGGGGTTCACTCCCACAAGTACTGCAACATGCTTTCTCATAATAGCACCTCTGGTTGTGCTATGGTGTTGGAAGCTACTAAAGTGGGTGTGGCTGAGGCCAAAGAGATTGGAGAGAGCATTAAGGGCACAGGGCCTTCAGGGGAATCCCTACAGCCTCTTGATTGGGGACACTAAGGAAATGTACACAGTGCTCATGCAAGCTGCCAGATCTCAACAATCTACAAGttcttttctctctaaggataatGATGCAGCACCACATATCACAACCTTTAACCATCACATTGTCAACAAATTCG GCAAGAATTCATTTTTTTGGGAAGGTACCAAACCAAAAGTGGTAATCACTGACCCTGAGCAAATCAAAGAAGTCTTCAACAAGATCCAAGACTTTGAGAAACCCAAGTTGAGTCCTATTGTCAAGTTGTTGGGCTCTGGACTTGCAAATTTAGAAGGCGAGAAATGGCGTACACATCGAAAGATTATTAACCCTGCTTTCCATTTAGAAAAATTGAAG GTTATGTTACCAATATTTCTTGAATGTTGTGACGATATGGTTTCCAAATGGGAAAGGTTGTTGTCTTCAAATGACAAATCCGAAATTGATGTGTGGCCTTTccttcaaaatttaacatgtgaTATTATATCTAGAACAGCATTTGGAAGCAGTTATGAAGATGGGAAACGTATATTTGAACTTCTGAAAGAGCAAACTGGACTTATGATGAAATTGCAGAACGCTTACATTCCAGGATGGTG GTTGCTGCCAACAACTACAAATaagaggatgaaaaaaattgatactGAGATACGAGCATTACTTAAAGGTGTCATCAACAAACGAGAGAATGCAATGAAGGCTGGTGAAGTCTTGAACAATGACTTGTTGGGCATGCTTTTGGAATCAAACCGTATGGAAATACAAGATCATGGAAAGAATAACATTATTGCAATGACTAACCTAGAGGTAATTGAGGAATGCAATGCATTCTACATAGCAGGACAAGAAACCACATCGGTTTTACTAGTTTGGACAATGGTGTTATTGAGTAGATATCCTCATTGGCAAGAACGTGCAAGGGAGGAAGTATTGCATGTTTTTGGTAACCAAAAGCCAGACTATAATGGGCTAAGTCACCTTAAAATT GTGACCATGATTTTATACGAGGTTCTTAGGTTATACCcacctttaatttattttgctcgagcgatcaagaatgatgtgAAACTTGGAAACCTTTCCCTACCTGCGGGAGTGCAAGTTTCCTTACCAATACTATTGATTCACCAGGATCGTGATATTTGGGGTGATGATGCTACAGAGTTCAACCCAGAAAGATTTGCTGAAGGAGTAGCAAAGGCAACAAAAGGCCAAGTTGTGTTTTTCCCATTTGGATGGGGTCCTAGAGTGTGCTTAGGCCAAAATTTTGCTTTATTAGAAGCGAAGTTGGTTTTGTCATTACTCTTACAACGCTTCTCATTTGAGCTTTCTCCTACCTATGCACATGCTCCAGTCACTGTGCTCACTCTTAATCCAAAATTTGGTGCTCATATCATCTTACATAAGTTGTAG
- the LOC114375532 gene encoding 11-oxo-beta-amyrin 30-oxidase-like → MLPNLNNPQVFSQMIRTHHRISQPLTITLSTNLLRKKSVFWEGSKPKVIITDPNQIKEVFNKIQDFEKLKLSPIFKLLGNGLANLEGEKRKMHRKIINPAFHLEKLKVMLPIFLECCDNMVSKWEGMLSSNDKCEIDVWPFLQNLTCDIISRTAFGSSYEEGKRIFELLREQAGLIMKSRSAYIPGWWLLPTTSTKRMKIIDIDIRASLKGIINKRENAIKVGEILNNDLLFMLLESNRMEIQEHGNNKNIAITSQEAIEECNAFYIARQETTFVLLVWTMVLLSRYPNWQARAREEVLHVFGNQKPDYNGLSHLKIVTMILYEVLRLYPPLI, encoded by the exons atgCTGCCAAATCTCAACAATCCACAAGTTTTCTCTCAAATGATACGGACGCATCACCGCATATCACAACCTTTAACCATCACATTGTCAACAAATTTGCTAC GCAAAAAATCAGTTTTTTGGGAAGGTTCCAAACCAAAAGTGATCATCACAGACCCTAACCAAATCAAAGAAGTCTTCAACAAGATCCAAGACTTTGAGAAACTTAAGTTGAGCCCCATTTTCAAGTTGTTGGGTAATGGGCTTGCAAATTTAGAAGGCGAGAAAAGGAAGATGCATCGAAAGATCATCAACCCTGCTTTCCATTTAGAAAAATTGAAg GTTATGTTACCAATATTTCTTGAATGTTGTGATAATATGGTTTCCAAATGGGAAGGGATGTTATCTTCAAATGACAAATGTGAAATTGACGTGTGGCCTTTccttcaaaatttaacatgtgaTATTATATCTAGAACAGCATTTGGAAGCAGTtatgaagaaggaaaaagaatatTTGAACTTCTGAGAGAACAAGCTGGACTTATTATGAAATCACGAAGTGCTTACATTCCAGGATGGTG GTTGCTACCAACAACTTCAACTAAGAGGATGAAAATAATCGATATTGATATACGAGCATCACTTAAAGGTATCATCAACAAACGAGAGAATGCAATAAAGGTTGGTGAAATCTTGAACAATGACCTGTTGTTCATGCTTTTGGAATCAAACCGTATGGAAATACAAGAACATGGAAACAATAAGAATATTGCAATCACTAGCCAAGAAGCAATAGAGGAATGCAATGCATTCTACATAGCAAGACAAGAAACCACATTTGTTTTACTAGTTTGGACAATGGTATTGTTGAGTAGATATCCTAATTGGCAAGCACGTGCTAGGGAGGAAGTATTGCATGTTTTTGGCAATCAAAAGCCAGACTATAATGGGCTAAGTCACCTGAAAATT GTGACCATGATTTTATACGAGGTTCTTAGGTTATACCCACCTTTAATTTAG
- the LOC114373991 gene encoding mitochondrial inner membrane protease subunit 1, producing the protein MRFVGYIAQWRSAAKEALDRTAITVKFLCWLHFTGNYLCSPCHTYGVSMLPTLNVAGDVLLADHLSPRLGNIGHGDLVLVRSPLNPKIRLTKRVVAVEGDTVTYFDPLHSEAAQVAVVPKGHVWIQGDNIYASRDSRHFGPVPYGLIEGKVFFRVWPPDSFGPLGR; encoded by the exons atgagatTTGTAGGTTACATAGCGCAATGGAGAAGCGCAGCGAAGGAGGCGTTGGATCGCACAGCCATCACTGTGAAATTCCTGTGCTGGCTTCACTTCACCGGCAACTACCTCTGTTCCCCATGTCAC ACCTATGGGGTTAGCATGCTCCCCACCCTCAACGTCGCCGGCGACGTTCTTCTCGCCGACCACCTCTCGCCGCGGCTCGGGAACATCGGCCACGGAGACTTGGTGCTTGTTCGGTCCCCTCTGAACCCTAAGATAAGGCTGACGAAGCGCGTCGTCGCTGTGGAAGGGGACACCGTCACCTACTTCGACCCTTTGCACTCTGAGGCTGCTCAAGTTGCAGTG GTGCCAAAGGGACATGTTTGGATTCAAGGGGATAACATTTATGCTTCCCGTGATTCACGGCATTTTGGTCCTGTTCCATATGGTCTTATAGAAGGAAAAGTGTTTTTCCGG GTATGGCCACCTGATAGCTTTGGACCACTAGGCCGTTGA